Proteins encoded within one genomic window of Marinobacter halotolerans:
- a CDS encoding LON peptidase substrate-binding domain-containing protein encodes MNVPLFPLNSVVLPGGRIPLQLFEPRYLDMLTQCLKEDRGFVVVLLRDGAETGKVAAFYDIGTYVRIIDFKQLDNGLLGITVEGQSKVSVVRSWQQEDGLNVGDVECLLAEDLLTVPTRYAELPSVLRALFRHPVIRDLGMEVDYEDARDVGWRLTELLPLDKQEKQRLVELQNPLERLDRLNDLLEALEENN; translated from the coding sequence ATGAATGTACCGCTTTTTCCGCTGAACTCTGTGGTGTTGCCCGGCGGCAGGATACCCCTGCAGCTTTTCGAGCCCCGCTATCTCGACATGCTGACCCAATGCCTGAAAGAGGATCGGGGCTTCGTGGTTGTCCTGCTACGTGACGGTGCGGAAACCGGCAAGGTAGCCGCGTTCTATGACATTGGCACCTACGTGCGCATCATCGACTTCAAGCAACTGGACAACGGCCTGTTGGGCATAACCGTTGAGGGCCAGAGCAAGGTTTCCGTGGTGCGGTCCTGGCAGCAGGAGGACGGTCTGAATGTCGGCGACGTGGAATGTCTGCTGGCGGAGGATCTGCTGACGGTGCCGACGCGCTATGCCGAGCTGCCATCGGTGCTCCGGGCTCTGTTCCGCCACCCGGTTATTCGCGATTTAGGCATGGAAGTGGATTACGAGGATGCCCGGGATGTGGGCTGGCGGCTGACCGAGTTGCTGCCTCTGGATAAACAGGAAAAGCAGCGCCTGGTAGAGCTTCAGAATCCGCTGGAACGGCTGGACCGCCTGAATGACCTGCTTGAGGCACTGGAAGAAAACAACTGA
- a CDS encoding bifunctional DedA family/phosphatase PAP2 family protein, with amino-acid sequence MSADGFQALTDWLSLHPHWLAFALFITAFTESLALAGIVVPGVALLFAIAAFAGQTAMPLMQALMWAGSGAIAGDCLSFALGRLFHGRLNTLWPLKYYPGFITKGERFFRAHGGKSVIIGRFVGPVRPVIPLIAGAFRMPWRRFLSFNLASAVGWAPVYILPGYLVGSAMAAALEPPPHFYPVLAISLAILAAIYLVLFRFQLGLGRDSRIYDWIADRMENYRATHHFWRLYSSQRPDYAGEFPLPSLMLGLGSLALFALLAQLTVSTELFASYNQLAADWLIQLRHPVLDGVFVAITLIGNPTVLISAAVLAVLVLVFRGFYAAGLHVTGATALAVLLVWLLKDVSGIDRPELVADPLASGAFPSGHATGITVFCALLASFIARESRPGARWQTYLAFSLPIVMVALSRVYLGVHWMTDIAGGVLLGLAISGLVRTSFSRFDNAPLTIDSSLVAAVLAWVIFAAGYVFQQWPSAMARYALT; translated from the coding sequence ATGAGCGCCGATGGTTTCCAGGCGTTGACCGACTGGCTTTCCCTGCACCCACATTGGCTCGCCTTTGCCCTGTTCATTACCGCGTTTACCGAATCCCTGGCTTTGGCGGGCATCGTGGTACCCGGCGTCGCACTGCTATTTGCCATTGCGGCGTTCGCAGGACAGACCGCCATGCCGCTGATGCAGGCACTGATGTGGGCTGGGTCCGGCGCCATCGCCGGCGACTGCCTCAGCTTTGCCCTTGGCCGACTGTTCCATGGGCGACTGAACACCCTCTGGCCCCTGAAGTACTACCCCGGTTTCATCACCAAGGGCGAGCGCTTTTTCCGGGCTCACGGGGGGAAAAGCGTCATTATCGGCCGGTTTGTAGGGCCGGTGCGCCCGGTCATTCCTCTTATCGCCGGCGCATTCCGGATGCCCTGGCGCCGTTTTCTTTCGTTTAACCTGGCATCCGCAGTGGGCTGGGCACCGGTCTACATCCTGCCGGGTTATCTGGTGGGCAGCGCCATGGCGGCTGCACTGGAACCACCACCGCACTTCTACCCTGTGCTGGCAATCAGCCTGGCCATTCTGGCGGCAATCTACCTGGTGCTTTTCCGGTTTCAGCTGGGACTGGGACGGGACAGCCGTATTTACGACTGGATTGCCGACCGCATGGAAAACTATCGGGCAACGCACCATTTCTGGCGCCTCTATTCCAGCCAAAGACCTGATTACGCCGGAGAGTTCCCCCTACCCTCGCTGATGCTGGGCCTTGGATCCCTGGCACTCTTTGCCCTGCTGGCCCAGTTAACCGTGTCCACCGAGCTTTTTGCATCCTATAACCAGCTGGCCGCCGATTGGCTGATTCAACTCCGACATCCAGTTCTTGACGGTGTTTTCGTTGCCATCACCCTGATTGGCAACCCGACAGTGCTGATTTCAGCGGCCGTTCTGGCGGTGCTGGTTCTGGTGTTCCGGGGTTTCTATGCCGCCGGCCTACATGTAACGGGTGCAACGGCGCTGGCCGTGCTGCTGGTATGGCTTCTGAAGGATGTCAGCGGCATCGACCGACCCGAGCTGGTCGCCGATCCACTAGCCTCTGGCGCCTTTCCAAGCGGTCATGCCACCGGCATAACGGTATTTTGCGCTCTACTGGCCAGTTTCATTGCGCGTGAAAGCCGCCCTGGCGCCCGCTGGCAAACCTATCTGGCGTTCAGTCTGCCGATTGTGATGGTGGCACTCAGCCGGGTTTACCTGGGGGTGCACTGGATGACCGATATTGCAGGAGGTGTTTTGCTTGGGCTGGCCATTTCAGGGCTGGTCAGGACCAGCTTCAGCCGGTTTGATAACGCGCCTCTGACCATCGACAGCTCACTGGTCGCGGCGGTTCTTGCATGGGTGATCTTCGCTGCTGGCTATGTGTTCCAACAATGGCCGTCCGCCATGGCCCGGTACGCATTGACCTGA
- a CDS encoding HDOD domain-containing protein codes for MAGEESLSLRRLREFQPLDRLTDDQLVLLANRAERRRHGPGQRIIERGVRDGMDFFLVSGQVELESTDGRKYRIDAESEKAINPIARLQPRMYTVTAVKPSEFLVIRQDMLTQLLRSAPVQQVEMDSGVSSGEDESEEHYLLMEFYAELRSNQLTLPSVPDVAWKVRRLVDREDTAADQVANAVSADPAMAAKLVRACNSPLYRGFSDVRNVREAVIRLGMRTTRQLVTVFSMREVFRSQRPSLQKEMDRLWRHSREVAALCWVLADNATSVDPEEALLAGLLHDIGVVPILVQAEHHVNLFADEANLDHAIKELRGDVGTAVLENWAFPPAFQDAVRHAEDWDYESRESAPQLVDIVIVAQLHSMIGASQNSDLPPFDQVPAYRRLGELELNASRSLQLLTEARARVDEVHRLLSIR; via the coding sequence ATGGCTGGCGAGGAAAGCCTGTCTTTGCGTCGTTTGAGAGAATTCCAACCGCTCGACCGGCTGACGGATGATCAGCTTGTGCTATTGGCAAACAGGGCAGAGCGTCGGCGCCATGGCCCCGGCCAGAGGATTATTGAACGTGGCGTCCGTGATGGTATGGATTTTTTTCTGGTGTCGGGCCAGGTTGAGCTTGAATCAACCGATGGCCGCAAATACCGGATCGACGCGGAATCGGAGAAGGCCATCAATCCGATTGCCCGGTTGCAGCCCCGGATGTACACAGTAACGGCGGTCAAGCCCTCGGAATTTCTGGTGATCAGGCAGGATATGCTGACTCAGCTGCTGCGCTCGGCTCCGGTTCAGCAGGTAGAAATGGATTCTGGTGTGTCCTCCGGCGAAGACGAGAGCGAGGAGCATTATCTGTTGATGGAGTTCTATGCGGAACTCCGCTCTAATCAGCTCACTCTGCCCAGTGTGCCGGACGTAGCCTGGAAGGTTCGGCGCCTGGTGGATCGTGAGGACACGGCGGCTGACCAGGTAGCCAACGCGGTTTCCGCCGATCCGGCGATGGCTGCAAAACTGGTCCGGGCCTGCAACAGCCCGTTGTACCGGGGCTTTTCGGATGTACGCAATGTCAGGGAAGCGGTCATCCGCCTGGGTATGCGCACCACGCGGCAACTGGTGACGGTATTTTCGATGCGGGAAGTGTTCCGTTCCCAGCGACCGTCACTGCAGAAAGAGATGGATCGCCTTTGGCGCCATTCCCGGGAGGTCGCAGCGTTGTGCTGGGTTCTGGCCGATAATGCCACCTCCGTGGACCCGGAAGAGGCGTTGCTGGCAGGGCTGCTGCATGACATTGGCGTGGTTCCGATTCTGGTTCAGGCGGAGCACCACGTGAACCTGTTTGCCGATGAGGCCAATCTGGATCATGCCATAAAAGAGTTGCGGGGCGATGTAGGAACGGCCGTGCTTGAAAACTGGGCGTTTCCACCGGCTTTTCAGGATGCCGTAAGACACGCCGAGGACTGGGACTACGAAAGCCGGGAATCTGCGCCCCAGCTGGTGGACATTGTGATTGTTGCTCAGCTGCACTCGATGATTGGTGCCAGTCAGAATTCGGACTTGCCGCCTTTCGACCAGGTGCCTGCCTATCGCAGGCTGGGCGAGCTTGAACTTAACGCGTCACGGAGTCTTCAGCTTCTGACGGAGGCACGGGCACGGGTGGACGAGGTGCACCGTTTACTGTCAATTCGCTGA
- a CDS encoding GGDEF domain-containing protein, with the protein MTETRLRTFTHLAGYTLASLFIASLAIQNLRYGFYDLFFLAAGMTLLTLGGAGYTAVSRRHQLSARGHLFILAALNSCLVAAMFGLSPPGISHWVMPMIVFNLLILPLRQGLILSLIVLIALAGFLLATASPLQATTVSAGVLALIIVAALYTWHYDHMAQSAEDLAITDPVTGAHNARFLDETLQKEISRAIVMDHCLSVITLAVDYADEVEDLHGKDGMQQLLRVLTQHLFGVIRAGDTLYTLENGQFYLILPFTPEEGVRVIAERIRRTIAEERWPIVGKVTVSMGCTTRASEDRRTQDLHRRVRAALHEAQKRGADSAWYSKGEHSKGDAVES; encoded by the coding sequence TTGACGGAAACACGCCTCAGAACCTTCACCCATCTTGCCGGCTATACGCTGGCCTCGCTGTTCATTGCCAGCCTGGCAATCCAGAACCTGCGCTATGGCTTCTATGACCTGTTCTTTCTGGCCGCCGGCATGACCCTGCTGACACTGGGAGGTGCCGGTTATACCGCTGTTTCCCGTCGCCATCAGCTGTCCGCCAGGGGTCACCTGTTTATTCTCGCTGCCCTGAACAGTTGCCTGGTGGCCGCCATGTTCGGCCTTTCGCCCCCGGGTATCAGCCACTGGGTGATGCCGATGATCGTGTTCAATCTGCTGATACTGCCATTGCGACAGGGCCTGATTCTTTCACTCATAGTATTGATCGCCCTGGCCGGATTCCTGTTGGCAACCGCCAGCCCGTTGCAGGCCACCACCGTCAGCGCTGGCGTGCTTGCCCTGATCATCGTTGCCGCCCTGTATACCTGGCATTACGACCACATGGCCCAGTCAGCGGAAGATCTTGCCATTACCGACCCGGTTACCGGCGCGCACAATGCCCGGTTTCTTGACGAGACCCTGCAGAAGGAAATCAGCCGCGCCATCGTCATGGATCACTGTCTATCGGTGATCACTCTCGCGGTTGATTACGCCGATGAAGTGGAAGATCTCCATGGCAAGGACGGAATGCAGCAACTGCTCAGGGTGCTGACGCAACACCTGTTTGGCGTTATCCGGGCCGGCGATACTCTTTACACGCTTGAGAACGGCCAGTTCTATCTGATTCTGCCATTTACCCCGGAAGAGGGGGTCCGTGTCATTGCCGAGCGCATCCGGCGTACGATTGCCGAGGAGCGCTGGCCCATTGTCGGCAAGGTAACCGTCAGCATGGGCTGCACCACTCGCGCCAGCGAAGACAGACGCACACAGGACCTGCACCGACGGGTTCGGGCGGCCCTGCACGAGGCTCAGAAAAGGGGCGCGGACTCTGCCTGGTACAGCAAGGGAGAGCACAGTAAAGGAGACGCAGTCGAATCATGA